The proteins below come from a single Panicum hallii strain FIL2 chromosome 7, PHallii_v3.1, whole genome shotgun sequence genomic window:
- the LOC112900368 gene encoding probable E3 ubiquitin-protein ligase MARCH10 isoform X1 has product MEKEINPPPHTEPQDTTSSPTEANPASSDHRPRTHLSIDIPASSLPDHLPTPTEADITPTPTGSSTTTTTTTSRRSSIPITPVSSSSNSNRSGAAHSNKPLRSPSFMLRQTVKSLLPVGSFKSSVKGYEASFSKFFNSKVMARTSSLPLDDVAGHQAVVDKSSASSTTATEPVLHMCRSQSLPMNMKKFNAKSFKRMDSLGGVYRVVPSTPRAPAASNVVPDIVPSESGVGEDDGEDIPEEEAVCRICMVELSEGSDTLKLECSCKGELALAHKDCAMKWFTIKGTRTCEVCKQDVQNLPVTLLRVQSVQREPNRVGNGGNRSRYDRYRVWHGTPILVIISILAYFCFLEQLLAAHDGIAALAISLPFSCILGLFSSLTTTSMVARRYVWIYAAVQFLFVVFFTHLFYRYLHLQAVISIILATFAGFGVGMTGNSIIIEILRWRVRRMAPPAMPRRDRRARAAQQQAPASDQPSGQFSVAAGGQHNTVAASDVENPAVPQP; this is encoded by the exons ATGGAGAAGGAGATCAATCCGCCGCCGCACACGGAGCCGCAG GACACCACTTCATCACCAACAGAAGCGAACCCTGCATCGTCCGACCACCGGCCGCGGACGCATCTCTCCATCGACATCCCGGCGTCAAGCCTGCCCGACCACCTCCCGACGCCGACGGAGGCCGACATCACCCCAACCCCGACGGGCTcttccaccaccaccaccaccaccaccagcagaaGGAGCAGCATCCCCATCACGCCCGTGTCTTCCTCCAGCAACAGCAACAGGAGCGGCGCCGCACACAGTAATAAGCCCCTGCGCTCGCCGTCCTTCATGCTGAGGCAGACGGTCAAGAGCCTCCTGCCCGTGGGGAGCTTCAAGTCCTCGGTCAAGGGCTACGAGGCGTCCTTCTCCAAGTTCTTCAACTCCAAGGTCATGGCCAGGACGTCCTCGCTTCCTCTCGACGACGTTGCAGGACACCAAGCCGTCGTTGACAAGTCTTCAGCAAGTTCTACTACCGCCACC GAACCTGTACTTCACATGTGCCGCTCGCAGTCCCTCCCCATGAACATGAAGAAATTCAACGCCAAGAGCTTCAAGAGGATGGATTCGCTAGGCGGCGTTTACCGTGTAGTTCCCTCCACACCGAGAGCCCCAGCCGCAAGCAATGTCGTCCCTGACATAGTCCCTTCAGAGTCAG GGGTCGGCGAAGATGACGGCGAGGACATTCCGGAGGAGGAAGCCGTGTGCCGGATCTGCATGGTTGAGCTGTCCGAAGGCAGTGACACCCTGAAGCTGGAGTGCTCCTGCAAGGGTGAGCTTGCTCTAGCACACAAGGACTGTGCCATGAAGTGGTTCACCATCAAGGGCACCAGGACCTGCGAGGTGTGCAAGCAGGATGTGCAGAACCTCCCGGTGACTCTGCTACGTGTTCAGAGCGTGCAGCGCGAGCCGAATCGCGTCGGCAACGGAGGCAACAGATCGAGATACGATCGGTACAG GGTGTGGCATGGGACACCTATCCTTGTAATCATAAGCATCCTGGCGTACTTCTGCTTCCTGGAACAATTACTG GCGGCCCATGACGGCATTGCTGCGCTGGCGATATCGCTTCCCTTCTCATGTATCCTGGGGCTCTTCTCATCACTGACAACGACAAGCATGG TGGCAAGAAGATACGTTTGGATCTACGCGGCCGTACAGTTCCTCTTCGTCGTGTTCTTCACCCATCTGTTTTACAGATAT CTCCATTTGCAGGCCGTGATATCCATCATCCTCGCGACCTTCGCTGGGTTTGGTGTGGGGATGACCGGGAACTCCATCATCATTGAGATACTACGGTGGAGGGTGAGGCGGATGGCGCCTCCTGCCATGCCCCGCCGTGATCGCAGAGCGCGTGCAGCCCAGCAGCAGGCTCCGGCGTCTGATCAACCTTCCGGCCAGTTTTCAGTTGCCGCCGGGGGACAGCACAACACCGTCGCCGCCAGCGATGTCGAGAACCCCGCCGTCCCCCAGCCATAG
- the LOC112900368 gene encoding probable E3 ubiquitin-protein ligase MARCH10 isoform X2, producing the protein MEKEINPPPHTEPQDTTSSPTEANPASSDHRPRTHLSIDIPASSLPDHLPTPTEADITPTPTGSSTTTTTTTSRRSSIPITPVSSSSNSNRSGAAHSNKPLRSPSFMLRQTVKSLLPVGSFKSSVKGYEASFSKFFNSKVMARTSSLPLDDVAGHQAVVDKSSASSTTATEPVLHMCRSQSLPMNMKKFNAKSFKRMDSLGGVYRVVPSTPRAPAASNVVPDIVPSESGVGEDDGEDIPEEEAVCRICMVELSEGSDTLKLECSCKGELALAHKDCAMKWFTIKGTRTCEVCKQDVQNLPVTLLRVQSVQREPNRVGNGGNRSRYDRVWHGTPILVIISILAYFCFLEQLLAAHDGIAALAISLPFSCILGLFSSLTTTSMVARRYVWIYAAVQFLFVVFFTHLFYRYLHLQAVISIILATFAGFGVGMTGNSIIIEILRWRVRRMAPPAMPRRDRRARAAQQQAPASDQPSGQFSVAAGGQHNTVAASDVENPAVPQP; encoded by the exons ATGGAGAAGGAGATCAATCCGCCGCCGCACACGGAGCCGCAG GACACCACTTCATCACCAACAGAAGCGAACCCTGCATCGTCCGACCACCGGCCGCGGACGCATCTCTCCATCGACATCCCGGCGTCAAGCCTGCCCGACCACCTCCCGACGCCGACGGAGGCCGACATCACCCCAACCCCGACGGGCTcttccaccaccaccaccaccaccaccagcagaaGGAGCAGCATCCCCATCACGCCCGTGTCTTCCTCCAGCAACAGCAACAGGAGCGGCGCCGCACACAGTAATAAGCCCCTGCGCTCGCCGTCCTTCATGCTGAGGCAGACGGTCAAGAGCCTCCTGCCCGTGGGGAGCTTCAAGTCCTCGGTCAAGGGCTACGAGGCGTCCTTCTCCAAGTTCTTCAACTCCAAGGTCATGGCCAGGACGTCCTCGCTTCCTCTCGACGACGTTGCAGGACACCAAGCCGTCGTTGACAAGTCTTCAGCAAGTTCTACTACCGCCACC GAACCTGTACTTCACATGTGCCGCTCGCAGTCCCTCCCCATGAACATGAAGAAATTCAACGCCAAGAGCTTCAAGAGGATGGATTCGCTAGGCGGCGTTTACCGTGTAGTTCCCTCCACACCGAGAGCCCCAGCCGCAAGCAATGTCGTCCCTGACATAGTCCCTTCAGAGTCAG GGGTCGGCGAAGATGACGGCGAGGACATTCCGGAGGAGGAAGCCGTGTGCCGGATCTGCATGGTTGAGCTGTCCGAAGGCAGTGACACCCTGAAGCTGGAGTGCTCCTGCAAGGGTGAGCTTGCTCTAGCACACAAGGACTGTGCCATGAAGTGGTTCACCATCAAGGGCACCAGGACCTGCGAGGTGTGCAAGCAGGATGTGCAGAACCTCCCGGTGACTCTGCTACGTGTTCAGAGCGTGCAGCGCGAGCCGAATCGCGTCGGCAACGGAGGCAACAGATCGAGATACGATCG GGTGTGGCATGGGACACCTATCCTTGTAATCATAAGCATCCTGGCGTACTTCTGCTTCCTGGAACAATTACTG GCGGCCCATGACGGCATTGCTGCGCTGGCGATATCGCTTCCCTTCTCATGTATCCTGGGGCTCTTCTCATCACTGACAACGACAAGCATGG TGGCAAGAAGATACGTTTGGATCTACGCGGCCGTACAGTTCCTCTTCGTCGTGTTCTTCACCCATCTGTTTTACAGATAT CTCCATTTGCAGGCCGTGATATCCATCATCCTCGCGACCTTCGCTGGGTTTGGTGTGGGGATGACCGGGAACTCCATCATCATTGAGATACTACGGTGGAGGGTGAGGCGGATGGCGCCTCCTGCCATGCCCCGCCGTGATCGCAGAGCGCGTGCAGCCCAGCAGCAGGCTCCGGCGTCTGATCAACCTTCCGGCCAGTTTTCAGTTGCCGCCGGGGGACAGCACAACACCGTCGCCGCCAGCGATGTCGAGAACCCCGCCGTCCCCCAGCCATAG
- the LOC112900929 gene encoding uncharacterized protein LOC112900929 encodes MASNNAVAAEVSTAVTKLNEHLATVLHGADATTGAANNTVITLAGENSGATMEAAAGDVEDLVVVGNADAEENDDGDNQEEEDDVVISAYTNSNYQAVNNSVLVSGSCAVNDPGVHVVVVEHVDEIRDYDDDLDAQEF; translated from the coding sequence ATGGCTTCCAACAACGCCGTCGCTGCCGAGGTGAGCACCGCCGTCACCAAGCTCAACGAGCACCTCGCCACGGTGCTCCACGGCGCCGACGCCACCACCGGGGCCGCCAACAACACCGTCATCACGCTGGCGGGGGAGAACAGCGGCGCCACCATGGAGGCTGCGGCGGGCGACGTGGAGgacctcgtcgtcgtcggcaACGCGGACGCGGAGGAGAACGACGACGGCGACaaccaggaggaggaggacgacgtgGTGATCAGCGCCTACACGAACAGCAACTACCAGGCCGTTAACAACTCCGTGCTCGTCTCCGGCAGCTGCGCCGTCAACGACCCCGGCGTccacgtcgtcgtcgtcgagcacGTCGACGAGATACGCGACTACGACGACGACCTCGACGCCCAAGAGTTCTAA
- the LOC112899953 gene encoding uncharacterized protein C594.04c produces MAGGNLKNLVVALLVPLPSIFFYLSFVRPGGDADAGPLTSWCAEHPLLLANILFFFNVNVLFWLVGLLLSNHWLIDLYWTVIPVMLLHYYRGHPASVADAARSTVAVALTWVWSARLTHNYLRREGWEFGKREDWRFNEMRGQYGKTWWWMSFFAVYLSQQVFLIGICLPMYAIYSSNQAWGIWDVMATATCIAGIVIAHFADTQLHKFVTMNDKLKQLGEPTVPTLEDGLWRYSRHPNYFGEQLWWWGLYLFSWNLGQQWMFLGPLINSMCLGYVTVLVERRMLKQEHRAEAYKLYQRRTSVWIPWFRKSLPELKQKET; encoded by the exons atggccggcggtaACCTCAAGAACTTGGTCGTCGCCCTCCTCGTCCCGCTCCCGTCCATCTTCTTCTACCTCTCCTTCGTCCGCCCCGGGGGCGATGCCGATGCCGGCCCGCTCACCTCGTGGTGCGCTGAGCACCCGCTCCTCCTGGCCAacatcctcttcttcttcaacgTCAACGTCCTCTTCTGGCTCGTCGGACTCCTACTCTCTAACCACTGG CTCATCGACCTGTACTGGACCGTCATCCCGGTGATGCTGCTGCACTATTACCGGGGCCACCCGGCGTCCGTGGCGGACGCCGCGAGGTCCACGGTGGCTGTTGCGCTCACCTGGGTGTGGAGCGCCAGGCTCACGCACAACTACCTGCGCCGCGAGGGCTGGGAGTTTGGCAAGAGGGAGGACTGGAGGTTCAACGAGATGCGGGGGCAGTACGGCAAGACCTGGTGGTGGATGTCATTCTTCGCCGTCTACCTCTCCCAGCAG GTGTTCCTGATCGGCATCTGCCTGCCGATGTATGCCATCTACTCAAGCAACCAGGCATGGGGCATCTGGGATGTCATGGCAACAGCCACCTGCATTGCAGGAATCGTCATCGCTCACTTCGCTGACACCCAGCTGCACAAGTTCGTGACCATGAACGACAAACTGAAGCAGCTGGGCGAGCCAACTGTACCAACCCTTGAGGACGGCCTGTGGCGGTACTCACGCCACCCTAACTACTTTGGTGAGCAGCTCTGGTGGTGGGGGCTGTACCTCTTCTCCTGGAACCTGGGCCAGCAATGGATGTTCTTGGGGCCCCTCATCAATAGCATGTGCCTTGGCTACGTTACGGTGCTTGTGGAGCGGCgcatgctgaagcaggagcaCCGAGCTGAGGCCTACAAGCTGTACCAGAGGAGGACCTCTGTGTGGATCCCCTGGTTCAGGAAGTCTTTACCAGAACTGAAGCAGAAGGAGACCTAA